The following is a genomic window from Amycolatopsis australiensis.
GGAACCGCTCCGGTACCGCCCGTGGGCGGGTCGGCGGCCGATCCCTGCCCGTTCGTGCTGTAATTCAGCGTGCTCTACATCGTGCTGGTACTGGTACTGGCGGCTCTGGGGTTGCTCGTCACCGCGCTCATCACCGCTTCGTCGTTGTGGGCGTGGGTTTCCATCGGCCTCTCCGTGCTGGCCGGGCTGATCCTCATCGCCGACTGGCTGCGTCGCCGGCGTCGCTCGGCGGCCGCTGCCGACGCCGCGGAAGAGCCCGCAGCGGAGGAACCGGTCGTCGCTGAGCCCGTTCCCGAAGCGTCCGTTGCCGAGGAGTCCCCGGCGCGGGAAAAACCGTCGCCCGAGGTCGAACAGACCGTCCTCATCCCGGCCGCCGGTGACCTGGGCGACCCGGCCGACACACCGGAACCCGCCGCGGAGACCGAGAGCGAACCAGGCGAGGAAGAAACCCCGGCCGACGACGTGGCGGTCCTGGCCGACCTCGAGGACGAGGTCGTCGTCGTCGACGAGCACCCCCGCTACCACCTGCGCACCTGCGCCTGGCTGGGCACCCGCGACACGATCCCGATCGGCGTCGGCGAGGCCCGCCAGCTCGGCTTCACCCCGTGCGACCGCTGCCGCCCCGACGCGACACTGGTGGCCGCCCACCGCTGACCGGGTTCCGTCAGGCGGCGAGATCCGCCACGCCGAGGTGGGTCTCCAGCGCCCGGGCGCCGGCCGGCGTCAGCCGCAGCGCGCGATGGGCCTTGGCGCGCCGCTGCACCCAGCCCGCTTCCACGAACCGCGTCGCGACCGCCGCGCCCAAGGCACCCGCCAGATGGTGGCGCTGCTCGCTCCAGTCCAGGCAGAACTTCAGCAGCGGACGACGACCGGCCGCGGTCGCGTGCAGGTCCACGCCCAGCGCGCCGAACACCGCTTCCGCGTCCGGGCCCAGCGTGTACGGGTGTTCGCGCAGCGGAGCCGAAATCCGGTCACCCGGACGCCGCCGGGTGTCGGGCGCCCCGGCCAACGCGCCCTTGGCGAGCAACGCCGACGTCACCGCCACCCCGAGCCGGCCCGCCAGATGGTCGTAACACGTCCTGGCCGTGCGCAAGGCCTCCGCCCGGGTCCCTTCGCGCAAGGACGTCACCGGCTGTGACGGCGAGAACCGGGCCAGCGTCTCCAGCAGCTCCGCGGTGTCCGGCCCGGCCAGCCGGTAGAACCGGTGCCGCCCCGACTTCTCGGCCACGACCAGGCCCGCCGCCCGCAGCTTCGCCAGGTGCGCGCTGACGCCCTGCGCGGACAACCCGGCCTCGGCGGCCAGCACGGACGCCGCCAGCGCCCGGCCGTCGCCGAGCGCGAGCAGCACGCGGACCCGCGCCGGGTCCGCGAACAACGCGGCCGTGCGGGCGATGTCGGCGTCGCCTTCCATGCCCCCAGGATGCCCCCGCGACACTTCCACGGCGACGGAAGCGTTCCTGCGGTCCACTGGGGTCATGCGATCCGCAGTCTTGCTCACCATGTGCGCCGGCATGTTCCTCGTCCAGCTCGACGTCACGGTCGTCAACGTCGCGCTGCCCGCCATCGGCGCCGGCCTGCACGCCGGCCTTGCCGCCCAGCAGTGGGTGGTGGACGGCTACTCCGTCGTCCTGGCCGCCCTGCTGCTCACCGGCGGTGCCCTCGGCGACGTCTTCGGCCACCGCCGGATCGTCCTCGCCGGCTTCGCGGTCTTCGGCACGGCGTCGGCCGCGTGCGGGCTCGCCGGAGCGGCGCCGTGGCTCGTCGCCTCGCGCGCCGGGCAGGGCCTGGGGGCCGCGCTCCTGCTGCCCGGCACGCTCGCCGTCATCACGAACGCCTACCCGGACCGCGCCGAGCGCGCCCGGGCCCTCGGGATCTGGGCGGGGGTGTCGGCGCTCGCGCTGTCGGCGGGCCCGGTGCTGGGCGGCGCGGTCGTGTCGGCGGCCGGCTGGCGGCCGGTGTTCTGGCTCAACGTCCCGGTCGTGCTGGCAGCCGCCCTCGCGACGCGGCGGCTGGTGCCGCGCGGCGAGCGCGTGTCCGGACGGCGGGTCGACGTCGCCGGCGTCGCCACCGCCGTGCCCGCCCTCGGCGCCGGTGTCTACGCGGTCATCGCCGGGAGCGCCGTGGCGGCCGTGGCCGCGGTCGTCGCGCTGGTGGCCTTCCTGGTCGTGGAGCGCCGTTCGCCGGACCCGATGCTGCCCCTGGACGTCGCCCGGCGGACGCTGGGGCCGAACTTCGTCTCGGCCGCGATGAACTTCGTCGGCATCGGCGCGATCCTCGTCCTGACGCTGTACCTGCAGGGCGTGCGGCACGCGTCCCCGCTGACGGCCGGGCTCGAGGTGCTGCCGCTGTTCGGGCCGCTGTCGCTGCTGGCGCCGGTCGCGGGACGGCTCACCGGGCGGTTCGGGCCGCGGCCGCTG
Proteins encoded in this region:
- a CDS encoding ArsR/SmtB family transcription factor; the protein is MEGDADIARTAALFADPARVRVLLALGDGRALAASVLAAEAGLSAQGVSAHLAKLRAAGLVVAEKSGRHRFYRLAGPDTAELLETLARFSPSQPVTSLREGTRAEALRTARTCYDHLAGRLGVAVTSALLAKGALAGAPDTRRRPGDRISAPLREHPYTLGPDAEAVFGALGVDLHATAAGRRPLLKFCLDWSEQRHHLAGALGAAVATRFVEAGWVQRRAKAHRALRLTPAGARALETHLGVADLAA
- a CDS encoding MFS transporter, with the translated sequence MRSAVLLTMCAGMFLVQLDVTVVNVALPAIGAGLHAGLAAQQWVVDGYSVVLAALLLTGGALGDVFGHRRIVLAGFAVFGTASAACGLAGAAPWLVASRAGQGLGAALLLPGTLAVITNAYPDRAERARALGIWAGVSALALSAGPVLGGAVVSAAGWRPVFWLNVPVVLAAALATRRLVPRGERVSGRRVDVAGVATAVPALGAGVYAVIAGSAVAAVAAVVALVAFLVVERRSPDPMLPLDVARRTLGPNFVSAAMNFVGIGAILVLTLYLQGVRHASPLTAGLEVLPLFGPLSLLAPVAGRLTGRFGPRPLMVAGLALGALGMLNLLLLDGGSGYLALLPTLLGLGIGMGLLTTAVVTAAVTGIPAGRAGVASGINNTARQAGGALGVAVLGAVVGEPSHASAFVAGLHGAGLIAGALWLVAIGVTLAGVRAPRDNPVARAR